GACTAACATTTTTTGCTGTTGTCtacagatttcattttaaaataggtATTTTTATCTACTGTAAAACTTTCCATTGAATTAAGtataatttgatttaaaaaaagaatggataTTACATGCACAGATACCCCATGTCCTTTCATTTGCAGTTAAATTGCCATATTTGCCCTTTTTGTCACAATTATAGACTGGGGTAGGGAATGTTAAGATTTTTCATTGCAACTCTTAAGTttgttaaacaaagaaaaaaacagtacaAAGGCTCACAAATATAGGCACAGcactgcaaaacattttaaatgaatgttCCACCCAGGAATTTGTTTTCAGTATAATTGAAGTTCACATACACCTTCTATTTGCTCTCTAATTTAGGAAACAACTAGTCTAAACCATGAACTTCAGAAACCCTTACTTCAGCTTACCTGAAGTAGATCCAATCTACATTCAATCCACCCTTGTGTAGGTCACTCCTACTCTACCACAGGTGGGGACAAGAAGGTATTTCCTTCCACAGTAAGGATGGGTAGAAAAGTCACTTGGTTCATATTTAATTATGAATTTAATTTTGCATTGTCAAATCAAGAGACAAGCTGCAACTTACTGACATCCTTTGACCATCaacttctctgaattttgcaagATTCATCGTTTTATAAAAAGAGTATTGGGGAAAGTGCACAAAAATACAATACTAGTGAAAACAGCATTGTTGTTAGGAAAAACCAATTATAGAAGTACATACTTTAGCTCAAATTGCAAAatgcaagctttaaaaaaatacctaaTATGGAAGCAGGATATTTGAAATGGATAAATCAATTAAACTAAGAATCTACAACACACTGAAACTGGCAGATTCACCCATCTGTATTCCACAGCCCAATGCCTGAAGTTAACTTTCAAAGAGCAAAGCTCAAATAATTTCTACCATCTGGAACCCTCTAGCTGATACAAAACTAGGATACACATATCAAGTATCTATCTTCCCTAACCCTCAGTCTGTATTATTTAACACAGATCAATCTACTACTAAATCAAAACATTCAGAAGAGAAATAAAGCAAGCCATTGTTTCTTATGTATCACTGGGAAACCTTAGGCAACTCTCTAAACAGCATACCCAGCAGATGACACTCCTGAATATTTACTCAGATCCAGGGAACAGGATATAAAACAATTGTTTCTCATTTTCTACTCTGGTTAACACAACCAGATCAATCCCTGCTTCAGTGCAAAATGCTGTCAGGTTGTTCCTCTAAGGCAATCATACAGTTCAGTCCTGTGCAAGTGAGGAAGTCAAGTTGATCCAAAACCAGTACAGGGGAAACATCCATGGATTTTGGCTGGAACCAGGGACTTTGCTTCAGAAAAGCAATATACTTCTAAGTTCTTGTAAACTGATACTGTGCTTTTAATGTAACATTTCatatttaaagggtttttttttttttgctgtgagaATTATTTGCTACAAGTAGTCATACACCTTACTGGTAGTTCTTGAATAAAATGAAACCAAGACCGCTGTAATAATCTAGAAGCCAATAAGCTTATTAATAGTTCACTCCAGGGCAGACAACGTACACAATCTAGGTTATcactttaatgcagtgtttctcaaccttggcaactttaagatgtgtggatttcaactgggagttgaagtccacacatcttaaagttgccaaggttgtgaaacactgctttaatgcaTCTGCCAACATCTCTCACCACTCGCCATGCTTCCCGAGGCTGCCATGGGTTGaaatccagcaacatctggaatgccaTAGCGTGGCCACTCCTTTTAGCACAAAGCTGTGGCTCAAATTAGGCTTACTCCTGTAATACTTGTGGTGTGGGGGGAGAATTTTGAGATTGCTTGCTCCCTGGTTTCCCTATAACAATCCTCTACAGATCAACAGGAGACAAGAGAAGAGCAGATGGCTGGACTGGTATAGCATCTTGCAATTGACCCATCCAACCCATATCCTTACTAGGGAGCTTGGCCTGCTAAATTCAGGACTCCGGTTTAAACAAGCACTGGAATGTCAGTGTTCCCAGAGAAGTCTTTTATTGGTTGCCCACCATGCTTTGTCAATCAGAATCCTGCTCTCTTGGTTGTGTGCCCAGTGTGTGCAGGTAACCAGGGACTGTTTTAGAAGCAGTTTATTTGACGTCTTGTGATATACTTATAATTTCTGTTATTACGGCAGCTCAGGCAGGTAGCAAGAGCAAGAATCACCAACATCTGATCCACCCTTCCTACTATGACCTTTCTGGCAAGTAAGTGACTGGGTTCctcattttaaaattcttctctGCAGTCGTCAACCTGAGAAGTTCACTGCATTAAGAAAAGTAATGTAACGATTACCTTAGTCTAAATAAAACTtgcagactcagaatcttgattcaggttcttgatttatttagaaaagagtgcaaacatgtaaaaagctgagaatgaggaaagcgcgcccaaactcaaactaaatagcgtctttgcaaacatcactccgccccctccctcacaagcagccctccccacattcccaggtgctcctaacgagcgccgctgatcaacgggctaaacgaccttgacatttaagagatagccgaaacacattcctccctggcacaatccagcctgtttattgtacaaggttcccagcagcaccctcccagccggtacacgtgtcagcaccatggcaagcgaaccgttacgacgTAATCACAtctgaacggtgaacatgacaagtaaGCTGTGGCTGTGCCCTGCACTTTCTTTTTCCTGTACTCTGCTCTGCAAGATAAGTTGTTGATCTCACCTCACTCACAGCCCAATCCATGCAGGATTACTGTGGGAAAACGTAATGAACGGAGGGGCAGGCAACGCCTGTAGATTGTAAATGGGACACAGTTTGTAGTCACAAGGCCATTCAGACCAGGCATAGCGCAAGCCTCCTATGCCATTTGAACAGGCTGCGTTCTGCAGAGTTACCGAGTGGGAAGAGGATGACACAATGGATGCTGGTTTCCAACTGCATGTTCCATTCTCAGAGCAACATACCTGCACAAAGGCAAGAGGAAGCAATTGTTCCATGGTACAGCTTTTTTGCAGATTCTGCATCTTTCAAAGCAGCTGCTGAGGGCTTGGAATTAGTTTGTGAGCAGGGCTAAGAGACAGGGCTTAGTCCTTgctactccccccaccccccaaatttccCCCAGTCTAAATCTCATCCTTTCAATCCTGAAGTTTCTATTAATCTCACTGGGGAAAAGACTTTCTATGTTAAGGTTTAAGGGGGCTTGTGTGAGAAAATGTATTATTATAATTCATTAAAGCTTTTAACATGATGACAAGTAGACGGTGGTTTAATATGTTGCCTCCTACACAGCACAAGCTAGCTGGACAACACACTCAGAATTTGTACTGAGATTCCCTCTGGGTCTCCCATTCTGTCCTTCTGAGGCTGTTTCTCCCCTCCTCTACCCCAAtcttttctttaacttttaaaaagggcATGTATGTGGCAGACATGCATATGGACTTAGCAATTACACTGAAACTTATGGGAAGCAAAACATAGTCCAAGGCATAGAGAATCCTTCTCCATCCTGGTATCTACCAGATGGATTGGACACCAGCTGCCATAATCCCAAGCCAACATCTCCTGCCCCATCTCTTACCTCAAAAGTGTTGTTGTCCCTGTGACGCAACTGAATATGTTCTTCAAAGGTGATATTAAGAAGCCTATGGGTTTCATTCACCTGCACTTTCTGAGGGTAGGGACCTTGGAAGGTTATGCTTCTCTCCCCATAAGCTATTGCCAGTGCTCCAAGGTGCAATCTGTAGGCCACAGTCCGCTTATCTCGGGGGTGGATGCTGAAGAGCAAAGAAAAGGGATGAAAGGGGACAACTGGAACTAATTTTTTCAGTTCTCGTATTTTAAGAAGTTACCCAGCTTCTAGCCTTCAATTTGCAAGTGAGACCTGCAAGTAAAGGTGGCATTCACGAAGGACAAGAACTTGAGGAACCCTGAATGGATCTCCATGTCAGCCAAATTGCGTCTAGAGCCCATCTAATGCTGTTGTTAcccatcttgtctttttcttccttgcaaTCTGCCatctgtcagattccctgattaaaggtttcacagaaacccttatcaggacatctcccattgtgttGTTCTCACCGGTTGCTGGATGAGGAGGTGGTGGAAGGGGGATTGCGAAGCTGGAATGTAatattgttttggctataagcacatcaaggacgggAGGTTGAGATACAgcagaaatgccatctggttgggagggggagtgacacatttcgtgggaaagggaactagctaagggaatgtagtttaaagtaggttttggcgggaagtctattcgcagcttgccttttGTGCCGTTCACTacgcttcaataaaccagttcaaagaactccggtttcttgactgtgtgtgtgactgcctgaatgagcaggtgctgacaccaTCAGTCTGTCTTCCTCACTTCCTGCCCTCAGATTGAGACCCAATCTCAGTCTTGAGGCATTATAAACAATAGGCCAGCATATCTCCTTTCCCCCATGGGATAAAACCCATTTCTTCGGATGATGAGAACTGTAGTCCACAATAGATTGTGCcaaaataaatttgttaaatcCTTAAGATGGCCCAAGAGCTGTTGGTGATTTTGCTAGAACAGACTAACAGGGTCCCTTTTTTGGAAACTGCCAATTAGTGCTATTTACTAGATGGCCTGCTCTTCCATTCTCTGCCTTGCTTCTGATCAACAGACTGAAACCTCACCCCCTTCTTTCAACCAGCCTTGGTTCACCTCCAAATCAATGCCACTGTCTCCTGCTCTGTTTTCCCATCCATTTTTTCTGTCTTCCCACATACACATCACTTCGATTATTTCACACATGCTATCTGCTTGTTTCTCCTACTGTTTCTCCCTTTCCCTATCATGCTGCCACCTTTGGCTCCCTCTACCAAGACTGATACAACCACAATACAATCTCAGTCTCTGcagaaaacagaagcattttttaatGAGGGAAGAAAACTTGCAGGAGAATAGAGGACAGATTTCAGCAGCTTTAAAATGTACCTGCCGTAAGGAGATTCACTATCACCAAGATCTATGGTAACAGCCATGAAGGTATTGGGCATTCTCTTATTAGGGACATAGCCATAGTCTGCAGTTTGATGCCATCGAATGCGTGGAAATTTGTCATTTATCTCCACATGGCGATTCGTACATAACTGCAACACAGGGAAGCTGGTAAAGAACAGAGATCTTCAAGAAAAGGTACCCACAGCCATGGATTTCACAATGTATTTGTCATGCTACTCAGTTCCTGCTTAAACTGAAAGACCCTGATACCCACCATGGACAGAACAGCCATGGAAGATCTGATCCTTGCCCCTACCAGCCGTCATTCACCCAGTTATGGTTGTAGAAACATGCACAACTGGAGGATGAAAACAGTCCATAGTTGAGAATTATATTCCACCCAACAAATGGCCCTTCTTGGTCCAAAAGGCACACATTCCCAAAAGACCAGCAAGTGGGAAAATCAAGCCTTTTGTATAATTTCATTGTCTTAATATTAGGCAGCCATCCTCAACATGGTGTCTTTCACATGTACTGGATCAGCTCTTATAGGTCTCAAGAATAAGAATTACAGGCAGGGAAATGGCAAGCTGTCTGAAGAAATAGGAGAATTGAAATCAACACACCTGGAAAACACCAAATTGGGGAATGATAAAGCTGTGGCTTCATAAAACTACATGTGCATTACCAGAGGCCTAATGGCGAAGGTTGCTGCTTAACAGTTACAAATCCTGCTGTACTGTTCTCTATAGCTGCCATATAGACAGACAGGGCTTGAGGTCTGTGGTCCTGCACAGCATGTGTGGATTTATGCATCACGATGAGTCATAAtcggtttgtttggttttgtctgAGCATGATGTGTAAATCCAGTCATGTGCTTGGTATTACATCTGAACAGTCCACTGACTTTTTTCAACAAACTATGACCAAGACCAACTACAACTTAAAGCAATATATGAGTCTAGCCAATATTTGGGAGAGGAAAGAATGCATCTGGAAATATGAGCAAATATTTATCAGTAATTAAGGATTTCAGAAATTACCAGGAATAGAAAAAGTCTACAGCTGTATCTGACTGATTTAGCAAAATGCCACTTTTCTACATATGTACCCTGCATTTTATGGTGCCAACCATCCAGCCCAACACTGACATTAAAAGCTCAAGATCAGGACCTCTATTTTGATAGGAAGATTCTTCATCTTGAAAAAGGTGACATCAAAATTTTAAGAGACAGATTTAGATTTAAATGAGCCCAAACTAGCTGTTCAGAAGCGGATTCCCATCATACACTTACCTGGACAAAGCCAAAGGGAAAGTACCGGTTGGTTTGCCCATCAGATCCTTCATGAAAGGCTTTCCGCCAGTCTTCAATGAGTGCAGGAAATGTACAATTGTACAGATCAGTGTTCATAAGGGTGTTGGCTTCCCCTGCGGTAGACAAGGTCCAATATGTTAGCGGGGGCAGTACCATTCCAGCCCAAACGTGCACTAGTACTTACACATACCTTGATACCATATAACACCTTGGATGGTCATGTTGACAAAAGGGTGAATCATTGCATTCCAAAGCACTGATACTTCTCTGGGACCAGCATCAAGGTATGAGGGAGGACTTCTGTAACACAGCAGGAAAAATAACAAGTAAGAAGTTCTCACCATGCAGATTTCTAAGGATCAGGAATTTTCTTCGTAAAAACGAGAGCTTGGTAGTCACAGGCACCTGAATTATTGTCCACTAATGTGATCAAGGATCAGACCTGCAACATTAGGGTAAAAGGATAAGCTTTGCTTAGTAAAATAGCTTTCTCCAACTGATGCTGTCCTGGAGTGTGGTCCTTCAATTCCTGCAATACACAGCAAGCAGAGTCACACAAGCATACAATTGCAACACATCAGGAGGGCACATAATTGCACACCCTGCGAATCACAGCACACAATGATTGTAGGGCTGGGGGATAAGGAGTGAGAAAAATAATGACTAACTTGTGGGTTCCTTTCTGTACTTTTTTGCACTCCTCTAATTTGTTAGGAGGAAATTGGCCCCTTAAACTGGTATGGGTTGAACTGGATGATTACACATTTTCACTGCACCCAAGAGGATTCTTAGTTTCACTGGACACATCCTGAATTAAGCAGTACAGTAAACTAATAGAAGAGGGAAATGTTGTAATTACATGGAGAAAATATGTAAGATTATAGATTCATGCAACTCTCTCCAAGTGCTAAGCTCTCTGCACTAAGCCATAACGTTGACTTTAGCTTAATGCAATGAGCAAACATAGCCACTATGGTTTGAAAACCAAGGTTTATAGCTTAGCACATGAACAGAACCCTGCCAGTTGGAGGTTTACTGGAGGTAAATCACAATGAAATAATGCAAACGCATTTTCTAGGATGGAAAGTATCATATTAATAAAAACACAGTCACGAGTCAGTTTTTCTTACCTTTCAATATACTCTGTCAacccacattccttcagggcCTGCTTGGAAGACCAGGCCTCAACTGGAGTCCCTCCCCAGGAGGTATTTATCAGCCCTATGGGGTACTTGAGTTTCTCAAACAAATATTGGCCGAACAGCCAACACACTGCAGAAAAGTAACTGAAGTCTCCGTGGCCCAGGTTTCCTGTGCAAtggaatttttttccctaaagtttAGAATATTTTACTGCTTGGGAAATAATACAACTGTTAAACTtattagaaaatatacattgtaaCAGACCAAGTAGGAAGGACCCATTCAAACACCTAAGTCTAACCCTCACACCACTGGGCCTTTCCAAACTTGCTATCCTCCAAATATGTTGtgctagccacagctgccatcatCTCCAACTAAAATGGCCAGGCTGACCATCCTGGCTGAGgataattcaaggtgttggttatgacctttaaagccctttgtggcatgGGCCCacgttacctgaggaaccgtttTGTTCCaatcacatcgacccgtcccaccaggcctggcaggaagggcatgctgcagaccctatCAGTTAAAGAATTCTAATTGGCGGGgtcaaggaggagagccttttctgccgttgcccccaccctctggaacatcttgcccctggaggtgaggttggccccaactattctggccttccggaagagcatcaagacctggctctgccaactacaGTAGCTTGGGGGTCCGAGAGCGatgggcagccctgggggtggctggtggcttaAGACACTCTCTCCACCTTTGAGTTTCCCTCttctatcttctattttttgtagtttgtttttataatggttttataatttttatttgtaagctgcccagtcatttttatagtgagatgggcagtgtatacatttaataataaagtaaaataaataatagaagtaGCATCTCAGAGGAAACAACTCTACAAGTACTATCCACATGCAGCACTGAATGTAACAGAAGAGGCAAAATGGAAATTCTTTCCTCCTGACTACAAGATATAGAGGAactggtgtggtgtggtggtgaaaGTGTTCAACTGGCCCCAGGTTCAAGCCCACCTTCAGGCACAGAAACTCCTAAaggaatttgggccagtcactccctctcaggccAACGCATCTCACAaagttgttgtggagaaaaatggatTGAGAGAGCAACAAGGATGTCCCTTTGAGCTCCTGGGCAAAAGATGGGATCTAAATCTAAGGAATAAAAAATACTTGCAGAAGAATCAAAAAacctttttgggtttttttgttcgtttgttttgttttctacaaTGAAATCAGAGACTTTAAAAAATCCCTTAGTCCaaattgaaaaaaatggacttCAGAGTCTCAGAGGATTTATGCAATCCAGCCTTCTATATACCACTCTGATGACCCCTTAGCTCTCTTGAAGAGAACTGTCATCTTTGTAAAGACCAAGAGTTCAATTCTTACCCCACCAACCAACCAAAACATGGAAGATATCTCTTATTGGTCCTGCAGATTGCTTGCTAGAAAATTGACTTAAGTCAGGCTCTTACTGGCCGTTGGAATGGACC
This genomic interval from Candoia aspera isolate rCanAsp1 chromosome 9, rCanAsp1.hap2, whole genome shotgun sequence contains the following:
- the SIAE gene encoding sialate O-acetylesterase isoform X2, encoding MEASLPLVLLLACTAENSEIWKIILDPVPQGGPYTIKVHQYIKEDVSNMTLEDVYFGDVWICSGQSNMEMTVSQVFNASKELEKASNYPLVRVFSAALIQSGVELQDLGGISLLWSIPTARNLGHGDFSYFSAVCWLFGQYLFEKLKYPIGLINTSWGGTPVEAWSSKQALKECGLTEYIERSPPSYLDAGPREVSVLWNAMIHPFVNMTIQGVIWYQGEANTLMNTDLYNCTFPALIEDWRKAFHEGSDGQTNRYFPFGFVQLCTNRHVEINDKFPRIRWHQTADYGYVPNKRMPNTFMAVTIDLGDSESPYGSIHPRDKRTVAYRLHLGALAIAYGERSITFQGPYPQKVQVNETHRLLNITFEEHIQLRHRDNNTFEVCCSENGTCSWKPASIVSSSSHSVTLQNAACSNGIGGLRYAWSEWPCDYKLCPIYNLQALPAPPFITFSHSNPAWIGL
- the SIAE gene encoding sialate O-acetylesterase isoform X1; its protein translation is MEASLPLVLLLACTAGATFRFASYYADHMVLQKEPYRAIIWGFGDSGSNVMLRLSKNRSVMTKMAQIEENSEIWKIILDPVPQGGPYTIKVHQYIKEDVSNMTLEDVYFGDVWICSGQSNMEMTVSQVFNASKELEKASNYPLVRVFSAALIQSGVELQDLGGISLLWSIPTARNLGHGDFSYFSAVCWLFGQYLFEKLKYPIGLINTSWGGTPVEAWSSKQALKECGLTEYIERSPPSYLDAGPREVSVLWNAMIHPFVNMTIQGVIWYQGEANTLMNTDLYNCTFPALIEDWRKAFHEGSDGQTNRYFPFGFVQLCTNRHVEINDKFPRIRWHQTADYGYVPNKRMPNTFMAVTIDLGDSESPYGSIHPRDKRTVAYRLHLGALAIAYGERSITFQGPYPQKVQVNETHRLLNITFEEHIQLRHRDNNTFEVCCSENGTCSWKPASIVSSSSHSVTLQNAACSNGIGGLRYAWSEWPCDYKLCPIYNLQALPAPPFITFSHSNPAWIGL